In Actinoplanes sp. NBC_00393, a single genomic region encodes these proteins:
- a CDS encoding class F sortase, which produces MRDRRAAAFALLLAVLGTVTTAMGFRIEDGLPPPVAEPEPPPAAFASAPLSEAAEPVPAPPSRAAAVKKDTMKRSAPVRLDIPAIKLRTPVTAVGLRRDGTIDVPPLRADAPAGWYKNAPSPGESGAAVLVGHVDTAREGPAVFYRLRELRRGDRISVRRTDGTAAEFVVSKVTTHPKNDFPSDDVYGPVDGPELRLITCGGTFDRSQGSYRSNVVVFARRAP; this is translated from the coding sequence GTGCGTGACCGCCGGGCAGCAGCGTTCGCGCTGCTGCTGGCGGTGCTCGGGACGGTGACCACCGCGATGGGGTTCCGGATCGAGGACGGCCTGCCGCCACCCGTCGCCGAGCCGGAGCCGCCGCCGGCAGCCTTTGCCTCGGCCCCGCTTTCGGAGGCCGCCGAACCGGTTCCGGCACCTCCCTCGCGCGCCGCCGCAGTCAAGAAGGACACCATGAAGCGGTCGGCGCCCGTCCGGCTCGACATTCCGGCAATCAAGTTGCGTACACCCGTCACGGCGGTCGGCCTGCGCCGCGACGGGACCATCGACGTCCCGCCACTGCGCGCCGACGCCCCGGCCGGCTGGTACAAGAACGCGCCCTCGCCGGGCGAGTCCGGCGCCGCGGTGCTGGTCGGGCATGTGGACACGGCACGCGAGGGCCCGGCAGTGTTCTACCGGTTGCGCGAGTTGCGGCGCGGCGACCGCATTTCGGTACGGCGTACCGACGGTACCGCAGCCGAGTTCGTGGTTTCCAAAGTGACCACACACCCGAAGAACGACTTCCCGAGCGACGACGTCTACGGCCCGGTGGACGGTCCGGAGCTTCGTCTGATCACCTGCGGCGGGACGTTCGACCGGTCGCAGGGGAGCTATCGGAGCAACGTCGTGGTGTTCGCCCGAAGAGCCCCGTAA
- a CDS encoding TetR/AcrR family transcriptional regulator → MPDERPRRRQARGERRIAEILDAAAGVFAQVGYERATTNAIAATAGISPGSLYQFFPNKTALAQALADRFVAEMGIAHRAAFDGDLAALPLDELLDRVVDPILAFNVDNPGFKALFARPDMPPDLAAAAGPIQGALLGRIEAILATRAPEQPDADRVRSARVLVQIFQAMVPLVVAAPEEERPALAVELKRVLGGYLRTVEAPK, encoded by the coding sequence ATGCCCGACGAACGTCCGCGCCGCCGGCAGGCGCGGGGCGAGCGGCGGATCGCCGAGATCCTCGACGCCGCGGCCGGCGTCTTCGCCCAGGTGGGCTACGAGCGTGCCACCACCAACGCGATCGCCGCGACGGCGGGCATCTCGCCCGGCTCGCTGTACCAGTTCTTTCCGAACAAGACAGCCCTGGCCCAGGCTCTCGCGGACCGATTCGTCGCCGAGATGGGAATCGCGCACCGGGCCGCGTTCGACGGGGACCTCGCGGCCCTCCCGCTCGACGAGCTGCTGGACCGGGTGGTCGATCCGATCCTCGCGTTCAACGTGGACAATCCCGGGTTCAAGGCGCTCTTCGCCCGCCCTGACATGCCGCCCGACCTGGCCGCCGCGGCCGGGCCGATCCAGGGCGCACTGCTCGGCCGGATCGAAGCGATCCTGGCCACGCGGGCCCCGGAGCAGCCGGACGCGGACCGCGTCCGCAGCGCGCGGGTGCTGGTGCAGATCTTCCAGGCGATGGTGCCACTCGTGGTCGCCGCACCCGAGGAGGAACGGCCCGCGCTTGCGGTGGAGCTGAAACGGGTACTCGGCGGGTACCTGAGAACAGTCGAAGCTCCGAAGTGA
- a CDS encoding MMPL family transporter — MTRRRARWTLAVAALLTVLSAILAAGVLDRLSLNRFEAPGAESMRARAALAGQFGTGSPNLTLLVTATAGTVDSPAVVAAGQALTEELAGRPGVADVWSYWSTGNLGTLRSDDARQALVLAWLPGDADHVRRDVLPTLTPAFTRADGTITVQVGGGDEVFRTVMQQARADFLRAELIVLPLVFVLLCVVFRRPAAAAVTLGAGIFAVLGSLALLRGVVEFVEISTFASNIALVMGIGLGVDYGLFMIFRFGEELRAGATVTEAVRRSRRFAGRTVIFSAATVAASLAVLLLFPFPFLASFAYAGIAVVLAAALAATVFLPAALTLLGRRAQPAARGDGTFWHGLAVRVMKKPIRYGGSALAVLLLLGAPLLGIRFGLPDDRVLPASAPVRQMYDDIRAGFPQEEADALQIVAAPMADLDSYAAALSRLTGVVRVDSAAGSFTAGAPVPGIDPARFTGSGGTWLSVVPSSAALETDATALVAAVRAVPAPAPVDVGGYPADLADYRAGVLDRLPLIGAAILIVTFIVLFLMTGSVVAPLKAAALNLLSLSVMFGALVFVFQQGNFAGLLGFTPTGSIEPSIPILMFCVAWGLSMDYEVFLLARIKEEYDRTGDPYAAVPAGIARSAPLVTAAAVILAASFAAYATGRVVFLQQLGIGMALAVLVDATLVRGVLMPAFLRLAGDANWWAPAPLRRLQQRLGRIEPPLPAEPVRAPG; from the coding sequence ATGACCCGTCGCCGGGCCAGGTGGACCCTGGCCGTTGCCGCCCTGCTCACCGTCCTCTCCGCGATCCTCGCCGCCGGGGTGCTCGACCGGCTCTCGCTCAACCGGTTCGAAGCGCCCGGCGCCGAGTCCATGCGGGCCCGGGCTGCGCTAGCCGGGCAGTTCGGCACCGGAAGCCCCAATCTGACCCTGCTGGTGACCGCAACTGCCGGCACTGTGGACAGTCCCGCCGTGGTCGCCGCCGGACAGGCCCTCACCGAGGAACTGGCCGGGCGACCGGGAGTGGCCGACGTCTGGTCCTACTGGAGCACCGGCAACCTGGGCACGCTGCGCAGCGACGATGCCCGGCAGGCGCTGGTGCTCGCGTGGCTGCCCGGGGACGCGGATCACGTACGCCGCGACGTCCTGCCCACCCTCACGCCGGCGTTCACCCGGGCGGACGGCACGATCACTGTGCAGGTCGGGGGTGGGGACGAGGTCTTCCGTACCGTCATGCAGCAGGCCCGGGCCGACTTCCTGCGCGCCGAACTGATCGTCCTCCCGCTGGTGTTCGTGCTGCTCTGCGTGGTGTTCCGGCGCCCGGCGGCCGCGGCGGTCACGCTCGGGGCGGGGATCTTCGCGGTGCTCGGGTCGCTCGCTCTGCTGCGCGGTGTCGTCGAGTTCGTCGAGATCTCCACGTTCGCGTCGAACATCGCGCTGGTCATGGGGATCGGCCTCGGGGTCGACTACGGCCTGTTCATGATCTTCCGGTTCGGGGAGGAGCTGCGCGCCGGCGCGACGGTCACCGAGGCGGTCCGGCGCAGCAGGCGCTTCGCCGGGCGTACCGTGATCTTCTCGGCCGCCACGGTCGCCGCGTCCCTCGCCGTGCTGCTGCTCTTCCCCTTCCCCTTCCTCGCGTCGTTCGCCTACGCCGGCATCGCTGTGGTGCTGGCCGCCGCGCTCGCCGCGACGGTGTTCCTGCCGGCAGCGCTCACGCTGCTCGGCCGCCGCGCGCAGCCTGCGGCGCGCGGCGACGGCACTTTCTGGCACGGCCTGGCTGTGCGGGTCATGAAGAAACCGATCCGGTACGGCGGAAGCGCCCTCGCCGTCCTGCTGCTTCTCGGCGCGCCGCTGCTCGGGATCCGGTTCGGCCTGCCCGACGACCGGGTGCTGCCCGCTTCCGCGCCGGTCCGCCAGATGTACGACGACATCCGCGCCGGCTTCCCCCAGGAGGAGGCCGACGCCCTGCAGATCGTCGCGGCCCCGATGGCGGACCTCGATTCCTACGCTGCGGCTCTCTCCCGCCTGACCGGGGTGGTTCGCGTCGACTCCGCCGCCGGCTCGTTCACCGCCGGCGCCCCGGTGCCCGGCATCGACCCCGCCCGCTTCACTGGCTCCGGTGGCACCTGGCTCTCCGTCGTCCCGTCCAGCGCCGCCCTCGAAACGGACGCCACTGCGCTGGTCGCCGCCGTCCGGGCCGTCCCCGCGCCCGCCCCGGTCGACGTCGGCGGCTACCCGGCCGACCTGGCCGACTACCGCGCCGGCGTGCTGGACCGGCTGCCGCTGATCGGCGCCGCGATCCTGATCGTCACCTTCATCGTCCTGTTCCTGATGACCGGCAGCGTCGTCGCCCCGCTGAAGGCCGCCGCACTCAACCTGCTCAGCCTGTCGGTGATGTTCGGCGCGCTGGTCTTCGTCTTCCAGCAGGGCAACTTCGCCGGGCTGCTCGGGTTCACGCCGACCGGTTCGATCGAGCCGAGCATCCCGATCCTGATGTTCTGCGTCGCGTGGGGGCTGTCGATGGACTACGAGGTCTTCCTGCTGGCCCGGATCAAGGAGGAGTACGACCGCACCGGCGACCCGTACGCCGCTGTCCCCGCCGGCATCGCCCGCAGCGCGCCGCTGGTCACCGCCGCCGCGGTCATCCTGGCCGCGTCGTTCGCGGCGTACGCCACCGGCCGCGTCGTCTTCCTCCAACAGCTCGGCATCGGCATGGCCCTCGCTGTGCTCGTCGACGCCACGCTGGTCCGCGGCGTGCTGATGCCGGCTTTCCTGCGGCTGGCCGGAGACGCCAACTGGTGGGCGCCGGCTCCGCTGCGCCGCCTGCAGCAGCGGCTCGGCCGGATCGAGCCGCCGCTGCCGGCCGAGCCGGTCAGAGCACCTGGATGA
- a CDS encoding DUF2510 domain-containing protein, with translation MSSPAPAGWYADPSGLPALRWWDGQEWTSHVQPGAPAAPPTTISAGWRGGPATKPIGEPVPGPHTGEAAGGELFAPASAEITAPSITTPAAPLPAASPGYGSAFLSQPVDAVSEQLGYTTPLPVAVPEPVTGRMSASRRTVMVGAVSLVINPLLLCSIFAILMGLRELRGSGPGSPARRDGTLAIVLGSAGVVTQAIYAYLLIQVL, from the coding sequence ATGAGCAGCCCCGCGCCCGCCGGATGGTACGCCGACCCCAGCGGCCTGCCCGCCCTCCGCTGGTGGGACGGCCAGGAGTGGACCTCGCATGTCCAGCCCGGCGCGCCCGCTGCCCCGCCGACCACCATCTCGGCCGGGTGGCGGGGCGGGCCGGCGACCAAGCCGATCGGCGAGCCGGTGCCGGGGCCGCATACTGGCGAAGCCGCAGGTGGCGAGCTGTTCGCGCCGGCCTCGGCGGAGATCACGGCGCCGTCCATCACCACGCCGGCGGCACCGCTGCCGGCTGCTTCACCGGGGTACGGGTCCGCCTTTCTGTCCCAGCCGGTGGATGCCGTGTCCGAGCAGTTGGGATATACGACTCCGCTGCCGGTGGCTGTGCCGGAGCCGGTCACGGGCCGGATGTCCGCTTCGCGCCGAACGGTCATGGTCGGAGCGGTCAGCCTGGTGATCAACCCGCTGCTGCTGTGCTCGATCTTCGCGATTCTGATGGGGCTGCGGGAGCTGCGCGGGTCGGGGCCGGGGTCGCCGGCACGCCGTGACGGGACGCTGGCGATCGTGCTGGGTTCGGCCGGTGTGGTGACCCAGGCGATCTACGCCTACCTGCTCATCCAGGTGCTCTGA
- a CDS encoding M28 family metallopeptidase, producing the protein MRALSLLGVATLVAGLTTAAAAPAQAAVPAPNIPVANVKAHLTQFQNIATANGGNRAHGRPGYLASVTYVQNLLNAAGFTTTRQSFTYNSATGYNLLADWPGGDTSDTLMIGGHLDSVTSGPGINDNGSGSAAILEVALQVARSGFQPDRHLRFAWWGAEELGLRGSTAYVNSLTTAQRSAITGYLNFDMVGSPNAGYFLYDGDNSDGTGAGPGPAGSAEIEQTLAAYFTSIGVPTRGTDFDGRSDYGPFIRAGIPAGGTFTGAEGTKTAAQVQLWGGTTGRFDPCYHASCDTLTNINDTALDRNADAIAYAVWNLASAGQQPPGQTVWSDDLETATTWTALSTDTATAGRLERGNPAATSSSGVATQLDAAAGGSYALITGATAGSSAGANDLDGGVTTLLSPSITLPSGTLTLNLSWYLAHLNNATSADYLRVRVVSGSTTTTVLSQSGAASNKAAAWATATANLSAYAGQTIRLQIEAADAGTASLVEAAVDNLRITSA; encoded by the coding sequence ATGCGAGCACTCTCCCTCCTCGGCGTCGCCACCCTTGTCGCCGGCCTGACCACGGCTGCCGCCGCCCCGGCCCAGGCTGCCGTCCCGGCACCGAACATCCCGGTCGCCAACGTCAAGGCCCACCTGACCCAGTTCCAGAACATCGCCACCGCGAACGGCGGTAACCGGGCCCACGGCCGGCCCGGTTACCTCGCCTCGGTCACCTACGTGCAGAACCTCCTCAACGCCGCCGGCTTCACCACCACCCGGCAGTCATTCACCTACAACAGCGCCACCGGCTACAACCTGCTCGCCGACTGGCCGGGCGGGGACACCTCGGACACGCTGATGATCGGCGGGCACCTGGACAGCGTCACCTCGGGTCCCGGCATCAACGACAACGGCTCCGGCTCGGCGGCCATCCTCGAGGTGGCTCTGCAGGTCGCCCGGTCCGGGTTCCAGCCCGACCGGCACCTGCGTTTCGCCTGGTGGGGCGCGGAGGAGCTGGGTCTGCGCGGCTCCACGGCGTACGTGAACTCGCTGACCACGGCCCAGCGGTCGGCGATCACCGGTTACCTCAACTTCGACATGGTGGGCTCGCCGAACGCCGGCTACTTCCTCTACGACGGCGACAACTCCGACGGCACCGGCGCCGGTCCCGGGCCGGCCGGATCGGCGGAGATCGAGCAGACCCTCGCGGCGTACTTCACGTCGATCGGGGTGCCGACCCGGGGCACCGACTTCGACGGGCGCAGCGACTACGGGCCGTTCATCCGGGCCGGCATCCCGGCCGGCGGCACGTTCACCGGGGCCGAGGGCACAAAGACCGCCGCGCAGGTGCAGCTCTGGGGCGGGACGACCGGGCGGTTCGACCCCTGCTACCACGCGTCCTGCGACACCCTGACCAACATCAACGACACGGCGCTGGACCGGAATGCGGACGCCATCGCGTACGCGGTCTGGAACCTGGCCTCCGCCGGTCAGCAGCCGCCCGGCCAGACGGTCTGGTCCGACGACCTGGAGACCGCCACCACCTGGACCGCGCTGTCGACCGACACCGCCACGGCCGGCCGGCTGGAACGCGGCAACCCGGCGGCCACCAGCAGCTCCGGCGTCGCCACCCAGCTCGATGCGGCCGCCGGCGGCAGCTACGCCCTGATCACCGGCGCCACTGCCGGGTCCAGCGCCGGCGCCAACGACCTGGACGGCGGCGTGACCACCCTGCTCTCCCCGTCGATCACGCTGCCGAGCGGCACGCTGACGCTGAACCTGTCCTGGTACCTCGCCCACCTCAACAACGCGACCAGCGCCGACTACCTGCGGGTCCGGGTGGTCTCGGGGTCGACCACGACCACGGTGCTGAGCCAGAGCGGCGCCGCCAGCAACAAGGCGGCGGCCTGGGCAACGGCAACGGCAAACCTTTCGGCGTACGCCGGACAGACGATCCGCCTCCAGATAGAGGCCGCCGACGCGGGCACCGCCTCTCTCGTGGAAGCCGCCGTCGACAACCTCCGCATCACCAGCGCATAA
- a CDS encoding ABC transporter ATP-binding protein: MLEVKGLRKVYRSGSREVEALRDLTFTVDSGDLVCLVGPSGCGKTTLLRCISGLLDPTGGDVRVNGKAVDGPPPGMAVVFQEYGRSLFPWMSVRDNVELPLKQKKVARNRRKELVDEALDAVGLTGTESAYPWQLSGGMQQRVAIARAVAYEPQTLLMDEPFAAVDAQTRADLEDLVRSLWKRLNVTILFVTHDIDESVYLGQRVVMLSSSPTVVQDELVIDLPAERDQLHTRADPRFVELRTKVYEQIQLAKKAAR, from the coding sequence ATGCTCGAGGTGAAGGGCCTGCGGAAGGTCTACCGGTCCGGTTCCCGGGAGGTGGAGGCACTCCGCGACCTCACGTTCACCGTGGACAGCGGCGACCTGGTCTGTCTGGTCGGGCCGTCCGGCTGCGGCAAGACGACCCTGCTGCGCTGCATCTCCGGACTGCTCGACCCGACCGGCGGCGACGTGCGGGTCAACGGCAAGGCGGTGGACGGTCCACCGCCTGGCATGGCGGTGGTCTTCCAGGAATACGGGCGCAGCCTGTTCCCCTGGATGAGCGTGCGGGACAACGTGGAGCTGCCGCTCAAGCAGAAGAAGGTGGCTCGTAATCGTCGCAAGGAGCTGGTGGACGAGGCGCTGGACGCCGTCGGGCTGACCGGGACCGAGTCGGCGTACCCGTGGCAGCTCTCCGGCGGCATGCAGCAGCGGGTAGCGATCGCGCGCGCGGTGGCGTACGAACCGCAGACCCTGCTGATGGACGAGCCGTTCGCGGCGGTCGACGCGCAGACCCGCGCCGACCTCGAGGACCTGGTCCGGTCACTGTGGAAACGGCTGAACGTGACCATCCTGTTCGTCACCCACGACATCGACGAGTCGGTGTACCTGGGGCAGCGGGTCGTCATGCTCTCCTCGTCGCCGACCGTGGTGCAGGACGAGCTGGTCATCGACCTGCCGGCCGAGCGGGACCAGCTGCACACCCGGGCCGACCCTCGCTTCGTCGAGCTGCGGACCAAGGTGTACGAGCAGATCCAGCTGGCCAAGAAGGCAGCCAGATAG
- a CDS encoding ABC transporter permease has protein sequence MNVLKRVLYVVALPAVLFGAWFVLSDGSENFYSPPLRSILTAFGDTWQADRLRADVFPSLLRLFAGYLLAALIGIALGVAIGLNRRLRATVEPVLEFFRAIPPPVLVPVIMLFAGIGDGMKVIVIVFGCIWPILLNTVEGVRAVDSVVLDTARAYGVTGPARLTRVILPSAGPQIAAGLRQALSIAIILMVISEMFAASNGLGFTIVQFQRSFAIPEMWSGIILLGLLGFVLSLLFRLAERRALRWYEGLRAAQRQG, from the coding sequence ATGAACGTGCTGAAACGGGTTCTCTACGTCGTCGCGCTGCCCGCCGTGCTGTTCGGCGCGTGGTTCGTGCTCAGCGACGGCAGCGAGAACTTCTACTCGCCGCCGCTGCGCAGCATCCTGACCGCGTTCGGCGACACCTGGCAGGCCGACCGACTGCGCGCCGACGTCTTCCCCAGCCTGCTGCGGCTCTTCGCCGGATATCTGCTGGCCGCGCTGATCGGCATCGCGCTGGGCGTGGCGATCGGCCTGAACCGGCGACTGCGGGCCACCGTCGAACCGGTTCTGGAGTTCTTCCGGGCGATTCCGCCGCCGGTGCTCGTACCGGTGATCATGCTCTTCGCCGGCATCGGCGACGGCATGAAGGTGATCGTGATCGTCTTCGGCTGCATCTGGCCGATCCTCCTCAACACCGTCGAGGGGGTGCGCGCGGTGGACAGCGTGGTGCTCGACACCGCCCGCGCGTACGGGGTGACCGGCCCGGCCCGGCTCACCCGGGTGATCCTGCCGTCGGCGGGTCCGCAGATCGCGGCGGGGCTGCGCCAGGCGCTGTCGATCGCGATCATCCTGATGGTGATCAGCGAGATGTTCGCGGCCAGCAACGGGCTGGGCTTCACCATCGTCCAGTTCCAGCGCAGCTTCGCGATCCCCGAGATGTGGAGCGGGATCATCCTGCTCGGCCTGCTCGGTTTCGTGCTGTCGCTGCTGTTCCGGCTCGCCGAGCGGCGGGCTCTGCGGTGGTACGAGGGCCTGCGCGCGGCGCAGCGCCAAGGGTAG
- a CDS encoding ABC transporter permease, which yields MTSVRRRNPARSGSPALLGAAGLAGLLLIIELLPRLGLVDDRYLPPTSRIAAALADETGSPQFWTSLGDTLIAWALGLAIAVSAGVLAGILIGSVPVLRELTASTVEFLRPIPSVALIPLAVLLYGTDIGSTLMLVCYAAFWQVFVQVLYGVADVDPVAYETARSFRFSAWARIRHVLWPTALPYVFTGIRLAASVALVLAITAELVIGAPGLGKEIAVAQASEAVPTMYALIVVTGILGVLINLLARTGERRLLAWHQSVRGEVTA from the coding sequence GTGACATCGGTTCGCCGCCGCAACCCGGCCCGGTCCGGCAGTCCCGCCCTTCTGGGCGCTGCCGGTCTGGCCGGGTTGCTCCTCATCATCGAACTGCTCCCCCGGCTCGGCCTGGTCGACGACCGCTACCTGCCGCCGACCAGCCGGATCGCCGCCGCGCTGGCCGACGAGACGGGCAGCCCCCAGTTCTGGACCTCACTCGGCGACACCCTGATCGCCTGGGCGCTCGGGCTGGCCATCGCGGTCAGCGCCGGCGTCCTCGCCGGCATCCTGATCGGCTCGGTCCCGGTGCTGCGCGAGCTGACCGCCTCCACGGTCGAGTTCCTGCGGCCGATCCCGTCGGTCGCGCTCATCCCCCTGGCTGTGCTGCTCTACGGCACCGACATCGGCTCCACCCTGATGCTGGTCTGCTACGCCGCCTTCTGGCAGGTGTTCGTGCAGGTCCTGTACGGGGTGGCGGACGTCGACCCGGTCGCGTACGAAACCGCGCGCAGCTTCCGGTTCTCCGCGTGGGCCCGGATCCGGCACGTGCTCTGGCCGACCGCCCTGCCGTACGTGTTCACCGGCATCCGGCTGGCCGCCTCGGTCGCGCTGGTCCTGGCGATCACCGCCGAGCTGGTGATCGGCGCGCCCGGCCTGGGCAAGGAGATCGCGGTCGCGCAGGCGTCCGAGGCCGTCCCCACCATGTACGCGCTGATCGTCGTCACCGGCATCCTCGGCGTGCTGATCAACCTGCTGGCCCGTACCGGCGAGCGCCGCCTGCTCGCCTGGCACCAGTCGGTCCGGGGCGAGGTGACCGCATGA
- a CDS encoding ABC transporter substrate-binding protein: MRRLLAGMVAVAVAGSLAACGTSSDSSGSGDSGGVDNVKVGVIPIVDVAPIYLGQQKGFFKNRNIELTMEAGQGGAAIVPGVVSGQFQFGFSNFTSLMIAQTKNVPIKAVAAGVASTGEQGKDFGAVVVKADSPIKTAADLVGKKVSVNTLKNIGDTVTRESVRKAGGDGANVNFVEMPFPNMQAALEKGDIDAAWVVEPQLSTIKAAGGREVASTFVDAADDLTVAAYFASTKLIADDPDLVKRFTEAINESLAYADAHPDEVRTTLSSYTKIDAALGAKLVLPKWPTQINEPSVEKLATLGATDGIFSGNPDLEKLLP, encoded by the coding sequence ATGCGGCGTCTTCTCGCGGGGATGGTGGCGGTGGCGGTCGCCGGTTCGCTGGCGGCGTGCGGCACATCGAGCGACTCAAGCGGTTCCGGTGACTCGGGCGGCGTGGACAACGTGAAGGTCGGCGTGATCCCGATCGTCGACGTGGCGCCGATCTACCTCGGTCAGCAGAAAGGCTTCTTCAAGAACCGCAACATCGAGCTGACCATGGAGGCCGGACAGGGTGGCGCCGCCATCGTCCCCGGCGTGGTCAGCGGCCAGTTCCAGTTCGGCTTCAGCAACTTCACCTCCCTGATGATCGCGCAGACCAAGAACGTGCCGATCAAGGCGGTGGCCGCGGGTGTCGCCTCCACCGGTGAGCAGGGCAAGGACTTCGGCGCCGTGGTGGTCAAGGCGGACAGCCCGATCAAGACCGCGGCCGACCTGGTCGGCAAGAAGGTCTCGGTGAACACGCTCAAGAACATCGGGGACACGGTCACCCGCGAGTCGGTGCGCAAGGCCGGCGGCGACGGGGCGAACGTGAACTTCGTCGAGATGCCGTTCCCGAACATGCAGGCGGCCCTGGAGAAGGGCGACATCGACGCGGCCTGGGTGGTCGAGCCGCAGCTCTCCACGATCAAGGCGGCCGGTGGCCGTGAGGTGGCCTCGACGTTCGTGGACGCGGCGGACGACCTGACCGTGGCGGCGTACTTCGCCTCCACCAAGCTGATCGCCGACGACCCCGACCTGGTCAAGCGCTTCACCGAGGCGATCAACGAGTCGCTGGCGTACGCCGACGCGCACCCGGACGAGGTCCGCACCACGCTCAGCTCGTACACCAAGATCGACGCGGCGCTCGGCGCCAAGCTGGTGCTGCCGAAGTGGCCGACCCAGATCAACGAGCCGTCGGTCGAGAAGCTCGCGACGCTCGGCGCCACGGACGGCATCTTCTCCGGCAACCCGGACCTGGAGAAGCTGCTCCCGTGA
- a CDS encoding IclR family transcriptional regulator domain-containing protein, giving the protein MPREPYYVQSLERGLAVIRAFDAQHRELTLSDVARACGLTRAAARRFLLTLTDLGYVRTDGRLFSLAPRVLELGYSYLSSLSLPEVAEPHLERLVAQVRESSSMSVLDGDDIVYVARVPTSRIMRVAINVGTRFPAYATSMGRVLLAALSPAELEAYLTRAKLEPLTDRTICTPDALRAELDRVRETGHSIVDQELEEGLRAIAAPIRDRSGAATGAVNVSVHAARATVDDIRERLLPPLLAATAAIEADLRIAAG; this is encoded by the coding sequence ATGCCGCGGGAACCGTACTACGTGCAGTCGCTCGAGCGGGGGCTCGCGGTGATCCGCGCATTCGACGCACAACATCGCGAATTGACCCTCAGTGACGTTGCCAGGGCCTGCGGTCTGACCCGCGCCGCGGCACGCCGATTTCTGCTGACTCTGACCGATCTGGGGTACGTGCGGACCGACGGGCGGCTGTTCTCCCTGGCCCCGCGCGTCCTGGAGCTCGGGTACTCGTACCTGTCCAGCCTCTCGCTACCCGAGGTCGCCGAGCCGCACCTGGAGCGGTTGGTCGCCCAGGTCCGCGAGTCGTCGTCGATGTCGGTGCTCGACGGTGACGACATCGTCTACGTGGCCCGTGTCCCAACCAGCAGGATCATGCGGGTCGCGATCAACGTCGGGACGCGGTTTCCGGCGTACGCGACCTCGATGGGCCGGGTCCTGCTGGCCGCGCTCTCACCGGCCGAGCTTGAGGCGTACCTCACACGGGCCAAGCTGGAGCCGCTCACCGACCGCACCATCTGTACGCCGGACGCGCTGCGCGCCGAGCTGGACCGGGTACGCGAGACCGGCCACTCGATCGTCGACCAGGAGCTGGAGGAGGGCCTGCGGGCCATCGCCGCCCCGATCCGCGACCGCAGCGGCGCGGCCACCGGCGCGGTCAACGTCTCGGTGCACGCCGCCCGCGCCACCGTCGACGACATCCGCGAACGCCTTCTGCCGCCGCTGCTCGCCGCCACCGCCGCCATCGAGGCCGACCTGCGCATCGCGGCTGGTTGA